TGCCCCTCTCACAGTTCGTATTCTTGATTGTCAATTCTCTCTTTTCCTAACTCAACAAACTTATTGATTAAGTCCATTTGAAACCCTTTACGGAATAAGGCAGTCTTCATCTTCTGCCCATACTCCCTATCATCAAGCCTTGCATATTTGCGGTGGAATTTCTGTCCTGCGAGCACTAGGCTATCCCATTCACTATCTTCATCCTCTGCCGCAAGCTCATCTGCCACGGAGGCTGCAAGCCCCATATCAAATCCTTTCCGAGTCAAAAAAAGCACAGCTTTTTGCTTAGCTTCCTTATATGAGCCCTTGCTTTTATTCAATGATTTTTGCGCCAAGGCTTGCGCATTCTCCCATTGAAGCTCAGCAGTGTATTGCTCGAGCGCTTCTTCCTGTATCTGGACGGAAATGCCTTTTTCACTTAGTTCCCTTTTAATGAGGCTTGGCCCCTTTTTCGAGACATTCATTTGGGTCCTGACATAGGCTTTGGCATATTCCTCATCATTGACATATTTATATTCACGCAATTTATGCATGGCTTCATCAATTACGGCTTCTTCCCATTCCTTCTCTGCCAGGTAAGCGACAATCTCACTCTCTGACCTCATACGGTAAGACAGGTAATGAACAGCCGATTGGAAAGCCTTCTGAACATGGTCGCGATACTGGATTTCCATGATAGCAAGCTCATCAACCTCCATCCCCTTAGAAAGCCGCATGCGGACAAGGAGGTCTTCATCCACACTAAACCCATACTTTTCTGCTTTTCCCTCATCGAATAAGTAAATATTAAAGCGGTTTTTATTCCTCTTTTGCTGCTCAATCTTCAAGATAATCGGCATCTCTCTTCACCTCCTCCTTTAATGTAGCATAATGTGATTCATTCTTCCTATCTAAAGAAATATCCGGAGAATAATTCAGGTTTATTTTGGAAAGTCTAGTTATGTAAAATCTGTGCAGGAGGAATGAAAAATGGACAAGAAAAAACGTGATAACATGAAAAGTACTTTAAGCTCAACGCAACAAGTAATGTACCAGCGTGAATTCAAACGCGCCGACCGTGCTGGCGGCTTCAGCGGTCCAAAAGGCGTACGTCCGTAAAATTCCCTGGAACTTATGAGGCTAACAGGCGGCCAATTGCACATACTATCCTTTGAGAACATTCTTCTTAGAGGAGGGAACTGCAATGGGCAGGTATAATCACAACTTAGTTCACGCTAAATCCCGAAGCCTGACAGGTAACAAGCAAGGCCTATCAGATGGAATCGATGTAGAATTCTCAGAGGCGCTTGCTGATCACGATGACCTCGTGGCACAGGAGAGAGCTAAAGCCGCTGATGAGCGAGCTAAGGCTCGCGCCAGTAAATAGTAAACGGCCCGCTAATCAGTTATCCCTGATTAGCGGGCCGTTTTCTTATTCTTAGGAGTTTACTTCAGCATTTAGATTAGGGTTTGAAAGATCGAGCTCTCCAAAGATGTCGTTGATCATTTTAGAGCCAAGATTGAATGATTCATTGGCTTCATCCATCGTTTCGGATGAATTTCCATCAAGAATTTCCGCCTTCTTGCTGTAAGACGTTTGGATTGCTTCAATCGCTACATTCAGGTTGTTTTTATAGTCACTTAATCCCTCTGGAACCTCTAACTCACCAAGAGCCTTTCCAGTTGCTTTTGCGGATTCAGAAGCAGCGTCTCTATCCTCATCAGTAAGCTTATCTGGCTCTTCAGATAGTTCATATGTATTCAATGCTCCATCATTCGCATTGATTGTATTAGCTAATGAGAGATAGAAATCAAGCATATCGCTTTTAACATCCTCTTTTGTTTGGACTGAATCATTGCTCTTATCATCAGATGATTCCTCAGATGAGGAAGAACAGCCCACTACAAGGATGAGAGCAAATGCCATTATCATACCTAGCCCTAAAAATTTGTTTTTCATACTTTCCATCCCTTTCCAAGGTTTTGATGCATTGTATATCATACAACTTTTTGAACTGTTCGTAAACATCTGAATAATTACAACAGTCCAATCTCTCTCAGTAATGGAAATGAATATGTTAATCTAGGCATTTTCGCATAAATATTGTACTATTAAATGCGAGATGAACCATTAATTACAAACAAGAGTCAGGAGAATGGACATGATATTATCAGTCAAGAATCTAAGTCATGGATTTGGTGATCGTGCCATCTTCAACGATGTATCGTTTCGTCTGTTAAAAGGGGAACATATCGGTCTCGTTGGAGCAAATGGCGAAGGCAAATCCACCTTCATGAATATTGTTACCGGCCAATTGGAGCCTGATGAAGGAAAGGTTGAATGGAACAAGAAAGTCCGTACCGGCTACCTTGATCAGCATGCCGTTCTCGAAAAAGGCATGACTATACGTGATGTATTAAAAACAGCATTCCAATATTTATTCGATATCGAGCAAGAGATGAATGACATCTTCGCAAAAATGGGCGACGCATCCCCAGAGGAATTAGAAGCATTGCTTGAGGAATCAGGTGTTCTTCAAGATATCCTGACCAATAATGATTTCTATGTCATTGACGCAAAGGTAGAAGAAATCGCACGCGGTCTAGGACTTGATGAAATTGGGCTCGAGCGTGATGTTCAAGATTTGAGCGGCGGACAAAGAACCAAGGTACTGCTTGCGAAGCTGCTCTTAGAGAAGCCAGATATCCTCCTTTTGGATGAGCCGACAAACTATTTGGATGAGCAGCATATTGAATGGCTAAAGCGTTACTTGCAAAATTATGAGAATGCATTCATTCTCATCTCACATGATATCCCATTCCTCAATAGTGTTATCAATCTTGTCTACCATATGGAAAACCAAGAGCTGACACGCTATGTCGGAAACTACGATGACTTCATGAAGGTCTATGAGGTGAAAAAGCAACAGCTTGAAGCGGCCTATAAACGCCAGCAGCAAGAAATCAATGATCTGAAGGATTTCGTTGCCCGCAACAAAGCACGCGTATCTACACGTAATATGGCGATGTCCCGTCAGAAAAAGCTTGATAAGATGGAAGTCATAGAGCTTGCGAAGGAACGTCCAAAACCTGAGTTCCATTTCCGCGAAGCCCGCACATCAGGCAAGCTAATCTTTGAGACGAAGGATTTAGTCATCGGCTATAATGAACCATTGTCAAGACCACTTAATCTTCGGATGGAGCGCGGTCAGAAGGTAGCCTTCACAGGAGCAAACGGAATCGGGAAAACAACTCTTCTTCGCAGCATCCTCGGAGAATTGAAGCCAATTTCCGGACAGGTTGAGCTTGGGGAGCACTTGTATATCGGCTATTTCGAGCAGGAAGTCAAAAATCCATCGACCAATACATGCATCGAGGAAATTTGGCAGGAGTTCCCCTCTTATAACCAAGCCGAAATCCGCGCGGCTCTCGCGAAATGCGGTTTGACGACAAAGCATATTGAGAGCAGGGTTGATGTTTTAAGCGGCGGTGAAAAAGCGAAGGTACGACTTTGCAAGCTTATCAACCGTGAAAACAATCTGCTTGTACTCGATGAGCCAACTAACCATCTTGATGTCGATGCGAAGGAAGAATTAAAACGTGCATTAAAGGCGTTTAAGGGAAGCATTCTTCTTATCAGCCATGAGCCTGATTTCTATCAGGATATCGCAACAGATGTATGGAATTGTGAAACATGGACAACAAAGGTGTTCTAATCATGAAAAAAACCCTGCAGCCGGAGAAGGCTGCAGGGTTTTTATTTACGGCTTTAAGATGACCTTCGTGCAATCATCTTCATGCTCATTGAACAAGGAGTAAGCCTTTGCGGCTTCAGTAAGCGGCATCTTATG
The sequence above is drawn from the Pradoshia eiseniae genome and encodes:
- a CDS encoding YfhE family protein, yielding MDKKKRDNMKSTLSSTQQVMYQREFKRADRAGGFSGPKGVRP
- a CDS encoding ABC-F family ATP-binding cassette domain-containing protein; translated protein: MILSVKNLSHGFGDRAIFNDVSFRLLKGEHIGLVGANGEGKSTFMNIVTGQLEPDEGKVEWNKKVRTGYLDQHAVLEKGMTIRDVLKTAFQYLFDIEQEMNDIFAKMGDASPEELEALLEESGVLQDILTNNDFYVIDAKVEEIARGLGLDEIGLERDVQDLSGGQRTKVLLAKLLLEKPDILLLDEPTNYLDEQHIEWLKRYLQNYENAFILISHDIPFLNSVINLVYHMENQELTRYVGNYDDFMKVYEVKKQQLEAAYKRQQQEINDLKDFVARNKARVSTRNMAMSRQKKLDKMEVIELAKERPKPEFHFREARTSGKLIFETKDLVIGYNEPLSRPLNLRMERGQKVAFTGANGIGKTTLLRSILGELKPISGQVELGEHLYIGYFEQEVKNPSTNTCIEEIWQEFPSYNQAEIRAALAKCGLTTKHIESRVDVLSGGEKAKVRLCKLINRENNLLVLDEPTNHLDVDAKEELKRALKAFKGSILLISHEPDFYQDIATDVWNCETWTTKVF
- the recX gene encoding recombination regulator RecX, which produces MPIILKIEQQKRNKNRFNIYLFDEGKAEKYGFSVDEDLLVRMRLSKGMEVDELAIMEIQYRDHVQKAFQSAVHYLSYRMRSESEIVAYLAEKEWEEAVIDEAMHKLREYKYVNDEEYAKAYVRTQMNVSKKGPSLIKRELSEKGISVQIQEEALEQYTAELQWENAQALAQKSLNKSKGSYKEAKQKAVLFLTRKGFDMGLAASVADELAAEDEDSEWDSLVLAGQKFHRKYARLDDREYGQKMKTALFRKGFQMDLINKFVELGKERIDNQEYEL
- a CDS encoding YfhD family protein is translated as MGRYNHNLVHAKSRSLTGNKQGLSDGIDVEFSEALADHDDLVAQERAKAADERAKARASK